AAAAAAACGAGCGAATCCATTCGCTCGTTTCATTCATCACACTATTCCGCACTTAATTGGCTTTTTAATTGTTGTACAATCATTGGATTAGCAGGTGCTGCCGGCTTGTAATAACTCTTTTGCTTTGCGTACTCATACATATTGCGTTGGCGCATCTCATCTTGATTACGAATTTGGATTAACGTTTGATGTAACTGTTCATTATCAGACTGAGAAATATAATTTGCATAACTTGTTAAACTTGCATTTAATCCTGCTAAATAATCATTTA
This genomic interval from Bacillus cereus contains the following:
- a CDS encoding spore coat protein, producing MNEKDMVNDYLAGLNASLTSYANYISQSDNEQLHQTLIQIRNQDEMRQRNMYEYAKQKSYYKPAAPANPMIVQQLKSQLSAE